In Rhodothermales bacterium, a genomic segment contains:
- the pyk gene encoding pyruvate kinase — MSRRTKIICTLGPSSSDPGMIRALVDAGMDVARLNFSHGSHEDHRRRILDVREAAAAAGRDVAILQDLQGPKIRVGDIENGAILIHKGQRLILSPDPADNSGERIYVSYSTLARDIDAGGRILLDDGLLELQVMEIVGRDVITEVIVGGMLRSRKGVNLPHIRTSTPALTEKDIADLEFGLSMDVDLIALSFVRDESDVTNLVQRIRTSGKAVQVIAKIEKPEAVMNIDQILKRADGIMVARGDLGIEMPMAQVPVTQKMIINKCRRAAKPVITATQMLESMIENPRPTRAEASDVANAVLDGSDAVMLSGETAAGKHPTRVVEAMSQIILETERLGFQMPLGPEAEWISKALTESVSYTAYQLACQVGASAIACLTSSGTTARSIARHRPGMPLYAFTNHEKVVKQLALLWGTKAFAIPFQRDTDQGVKLVHDLLKKHNLVAPGDRVVVTAGMPLPARGRTNMIHVTQV, encoded by the coding sequence ATGTCACGCCGCACGAAGATTATTTGTACGCTCGGCCCCTCTTCTTCCGACCCCGGCATGATTCGCGCGCTCGTCGATGCCGGGATGGACGTGGCTCGGCTCAACTTCTCCCACGGCTCCCACGAGGACCATCGGCGGCGAATCCTGGACGTGCGCGAGGCCGCCGCCGCCGCCGGCCGCGATGTGGCGATCCTCCAGGACCTTCAGGGGCCTAAAATTCGCGTCGGAGACATCGAAAACGGGGCGATCCTCATTCATAAAGGCCAGCGCCTCATCCTCTCGCCCGACCCGGCGGACAACAGCGGAGAGCGCATTTATGTGAGTTATTCCACCCTCGCTAGGGATATCGACGCCGGCGGCCGCATCCTGCTCGACGATGGACTACTCGAACTCCAGGTGATGGAGATCGTCGGCCGGGATGTCATCACCGAGGTCATCGTCGGCGGCATGCTCCGCTCCCGCAAAGGCGTGAACCTGCCGCACATCCGTACGAGCACGCCGGCACTGACCGAAAAAGACATCGCCGATCTCGAGTTTGGCCTGTCGATGGATGTCGATCTCATCGCACTCTCGTTCGTGCGGGATGAGTCCGACGTGACAAACCTCGTGCAGCGAATCCGGACTAGCGGCAAGGCCGTGCAGGTCATTGCCAAGATCGAGAAACCGGAGGCGGTCATGAACATCGATCAAATCCTCAAACGGGCGGATGGCATCATGGTCGCGCGCGGCGACCTCGGGATCGAAATGCCGATGGCCCAGGTGCCGGTTACCCAGAAGATGATCATCAACAAGTGCCGGCGCGCCGCGAAGCCCGTCATCACGGCAACGCAGATGCTCGAAAGCATGATCGAAAACCCACGACCCACCCGCGCCGAAGCGAGCGATGTCGCCAATGCCGTGTTAGATGGCAGCGACGCGGTGATGCTCTCGGGCGAGACCGCCGCCGGCAAACACCCGACGCGCGTCGTAGAAGCCATGTCACAGATCATCCTCGAAACCGAGCGCCTGGGCTTTCAGATGCCGCTCGGGCCGGAGGCGGAGTGGATCTCGAAGGCGCTCACGGAGTCCGTCAGTTATACCGCCTATCAGCTCGCCTGTCAGGTAGGCGCGAGCGCCATCGCCTGCCTGACGAGCTCGGGCACCACGGCCCGCTCGATCGCTCGCCACCGCCCGGGAATGCCGCTTTATGCCTTTACCAATCACGAAAAGGTCGTCAAGCAGCTGGCGCTGTTGTGGGGAACAAAAGCATTTGCCATTCCCTTTCAACGAGACACCGACCAGGGGGTGAAGCTGGTGCACGATTTGCTCAAGAAGCACAATCTCGTGGCGCCGGGGGATCGTGTGGTGGTCACGGCCGGCATGCCGCTCCCCGCCCGCGGACGTACGAATATGATCCACGTCACCCAGGTCTGA
- a CDS encoding tetratricopeptide repeat protein has protein sequence MMTRHGRRLPAGRILLIIGVVLLAAGCKQESFIGRRYDNFTAYYNTFYNARKQYAEGVRAIERTANQGIDRTVYLSVFHKPERVSNEQNFNEAIKKSADVLRENQGSKWVDDALLLIGKSYFYLENYVGAEEKFQEVISIGGDLGDESRFWLARTLIASNSFDDAINHIEFSLSVEGLSRKWEAQLRLALGELHVRRSAWEEAALELERGLERAPDRTTAGRATFLLGQVYETLDQYDKALLAYARVQDFKPEYALYYAALVSEIRVEAQHGNSVRALRLVRSMERDDKNFESRAELAYFRGRVFQAMRLPNEAYEIYDGLLYTEDRTINATAIRGKLHHAIGELYRDEYVDFNYAAAHFDTARGSLQSTARRPATAAAIQYAPEAITDGEKQAEVFGSFSTVHDKLVHVDSLMRLGEMDEESFDAFILDLRKKRGEEILEEQRAQARRQAEQQFQAISTVAESSGKQLDAFADAIAQGDSDSGFLFYKDRIRLQEGRLNFIARWGDRPRVENWRRLDAVNSSVQAQSGLATDSTVISARQQLLDEMELPEVDFSEVPRDEATRSAMEEQRAQIRYELANVLFLSMERPDSAAAWYRMVIEDTGDLPVAQRAYYALAEVQRALGDSLSASNLYARVLDLFPNNDFSDRVRGQLGMAPTLVEDAPDSTSLADAAYDRAYDRWSARQYAQAITDMLTAAESFPLSDMAPRAWLAVGAMYLEWAMTDSLDIYALPLPDLPDSLLAGYAFVDSLRAAKPVEPAASGASAPANQPVATPTVRRPVRTQASPAAPKTTTEDAPMDSLALAPADTLALAPADTLAPSMTDPRVAQDTLDAARDSLDVVGPAPDSLAIAVESARVIPNRTPLTLAEKMSAIRPVWAPIRIDRLYGEIVERYPRTPYADVANRRLKAIAELRPEGQALQMVEEIEQQAVLDALSPEERQLKGPEPIDLTAEGWVLVVASFPELDPADGVRQEYVDKGYRSAVLKAPTRHRVIVGIFATLDEARAGLAANKEAFPANTWFLDLRNPR, from the coding sequence ATGATGACTCGCCATGGGCGCCGCCTCCCAGCCGGCCGCATCCTCTTGATCATCGGGGTCGTCCTGCTGGCCGCCGGATGCAAGCAGGAGTCCTTCATCGGTCGCCGTTACGATAACTTCACGGCGTACTACAATACGTTTTATAATGCCCGGAAACAGTACGCCGAGGGTGTGCGGGCCATCGAGCGGACTGCGAATCAGGGCATCGACCGCACGGTCTACCTCTCGGTCTTCCATAAACCGGAACGGGTGTCGAACGAGCAGAACTTCAACGAGGCCATCAAGAAGAGCGCGGACGTATTGCGCGAGAACCAGGGTTCCAAGTGGGTGGACGATGCGCTGCTGCTGATCGGGAAATCGTACTTCTATCTGGAGAACTACGTCGGCGCCGAGGAGAAATTCCAGGAAGTGATTTCGATCGGCGGCGATCTCGGAGACGAGTCCCGCTTCTGGCTCGCCCGCACCCTGATTGCCTCGAACTCCTTCGACGACGCGATCAATCACATCGAATTTAGCCTGAGTGTGGAGGGGCTTTCACGAAAATGGGAGGCGCAACTCCGGCTGGCCCTCGGGGAACTGCACGTGCGTCGTAGCGCCTGGGAGGAAGCCGCTCTCGAACTCGAGCGCGGCCTGGAACGGGCGCCCGACCGGACGACCGCCGGCCGCGCCACGTTTTTGCTGGGCCAGGTATATGAAACGCTCGACCAGTACGATAAGGCGCTCCTGGCGTATGCGCGCGTGCAGGACTTCAAGCCCGAGTATGCCCTGTATTACGCGGCCCTCGTCAGCGAAATCCGTGTCGAAGCCCAGCATGGTAATTCCGTTCGGGCGCTCCGCCTCGTGCGCTCCATGGAACGTGACGACAAAAACTTCGAAAGCCGCGCCGAACTGGCCTACTTCCGCGGCCGTGTATTCCAAGCCATGCGTCTGCCGAATGAGGCCTACGAGATCTACGATGGGCTGCTGTATACCGAGGATCGGACCATCAACGCCACGGCCATCAGGGGCAAGCTTCACCATGCGATCGGCGAGTTGTATCGGGATGAGTACGTAGACTTCAACTACGCCGCGGCCCACTTCGACACGGCGCGTGGATCCCTGCAGTCGACCGCGCGCCGGCCGGCCACCGCCGCCGCCATCCAGTATGCGCCGGAGGCCATCACCGACGGCGAGAAACAGGCCGAAGTGTTCGGTAGCTTTTCTACGGTACATGATAAACTTGTGCATGTCGACTCCCTCATGCGTCTCGGGGAGATGGATGAGGAATCCTTCGATGCCTTTATCCTGGACCTGCGGAAGAAACGCGGCGAAGAGATCCTGGAAGAACAACGCGCGCAAGCGCGTCGTCAGGCCGAGCAGCAGTTTCAGGCGATTTCAACCGTAGCCGAAAGCAGCGGCAAACAGCTTGACGCGTTTGCCGATGCGATCGCCCAGGGAGATTCAGATTCCGGGTTTTTGTTTTACAAGGATCGAATCCGTCTTCAGGAGGGCCGGCTCAACTTCATTGCCCGGTGGGGCGATCGTCCCCGGGTTGAAAACTGGCGCCGGCTCGACGCGGTGAACTCTTCGGTGCAGGCGCAAAGTGGGCTCGCGACCGACTCGACCGTGATCAGCGCCCGCCAGCAGCTCCTCGATGAGATGGAACTGCCCGAAGTCGACTTCTCGGAAGTACCGCGCGACGAAGCCACTCGGTCCGCCATGGAAGAACAACGCGCCCAGATTCGATACGAACTCGCCAACGTGCTCTTTCTTTCCATGGAGCGGCCGGACTCCGCCGCGGCCTGGTACCGTATGGTGATCGAGGATACGGGCGATCTACCCGTCGCGCAGCGCGCGTACTACGCCCTTGCTGAAGTTCAGCGTGCCCTGGGTGACAGCCTTTCGGCGAGCAACCTGTATGCGCGGGTACTCGATCTCTTCCCGAATAACGACTTTTCCGATCGGGTGAGGGGCCAACTCGGCATGGCTCCCACCCTGGTCGAAGACGCCCCCGATTCGACGAGTCTCGCCGATGCCGCCTATGATCGCGCCTACGATCGATGGAGCGCGCGACAGTACGCGCAGGCGATCACCGACATGCTGACCGCCGCCGAGTCGTTCCCCCTTAGCGATATGGCGCCGCGCGCCTGGCTGGCCGTCGGCGCGATGTACCTGGAATGGGCGATGACGGATAGCCTCGATATCTACGCCCTGCCGCTGCCCGATCTTCCGGATTCGCTGCTGGCCGGATACGCGTTTGTGGATTCTCTCCGCGCCGCAAAACCGGTTGAGCCCGCGGCATCTGGTGCCTCCGCCCCGGCCAACCAGCCGGTCGCTACGCCAACGGTCCGTCGCCCGGTCAGGACGCAAGCGTCACCCGCCGCGCCGAAAACCACGACCGAAGATGCGCCGATGGATTCGCTGGCCCTCGCGCCGGCCGATACCCTGGCCCTCGCGCCGGCCGATACCCTGGCCCCATCGATGACCGATCCCCGCGTCGCGCAAGATACCCTTGATGCCGCCCGAGATAGCCTCGACGTGGTAGGACCGGCCCCGGACAGCCTGGCCATCGCTGTAGAATCCGCCCGGGTTATCCCGAACCGGACGCCCCTGACGCTGGCCGAAAAGATGTCCGCTATCCGCCCGGTCTGGGCGCCGATACGAATCGACAGGTTGTACGGCGAGATCGTGGAACGGTATCCCCGAACGCCTTATGCCGATGTCGCCAATCGTCGTCTCAAAGCGATCGCCGAGCTGCGTCCGGAAGGGCAGGCCCTCCAAATGGTCGAAGAGATCGAGCAGCAGGCGGTGCTTGATGCCCTGAGTCCGGAAGAGCGCCAGCTCAAGGGCCCGGAGCCAATCGATCTCACGGCGGAGGGGTGGGTGCTCGTCGTGGCCTCGTTTCCGGAGCTGGACCCCGCCGATGGTGTCAGACAGGAGTATGTAGATAAAGGCTACAGATCCGCCGTACTCAAGGCGCCTACCCGGCATCGCGTGATCGTAGGGATTTTCGCGACACTGGACGAGGCACGCGCCGGGCTCGCCGCCAACAAAGAGGCGTTTCCCGCAAA